One segment of Niabella beijingensis DNA contains the following:
- a CDS encoding helix-turn-helix transcriptional regulator — translation MKTAFFLPPEPVSDFVSGILVIEDVNAAEDFVIPLFANGFPTLIFQSAAATKDGNRIGHLTLYGQTIRPAELVLKEGFSFIAYFFYPQYLKQLFNINPKEITDDFADLKLLKKAGERELEAKLLEAASLGERLRLIDDYIVKLAGGAGPGNEKLVFATGRLMQTNGLYALTDLQQELYITERSFQRLFENNIGITPNLYRRICQFQFAFQQVNRKKILRLTDVAYNSGFADQSHFIKVFKEFTGITPKEYLEKVAPYNPEF, via the coding sequence ATGAAAACCGCATTCTTTTTACCGCCGGAGCCGGTGTCGGATTTTGTAAGCGGCATCCTGGTGATCGAAGATGTGAACGCCGCCGAGGATTTTGTGATCCCGCTTTTTGCCAACGGATTTCCCACGCTGATTTTTCAGAGTGCGGCCGCAACCAAGGACGGGAACAGAATAGGGCATCTCACCCTTTATGGACAAACCATCAGACCGGCGGAGCTGGTATTGAAAGAGGGCTTTAGCTTTATTGCTTATTTTTTTTACCCGCAATACCTGAAGCAATTATTTAATATAAATCCAAAAGAAATCACTGATGATTTTGCTGATCTTAAACTGCTGAAGAAAGCTGGTGAACGGGAGCTGGAAGCAAAACTGCTGGAAGCGGCATCGCTGGGAGAGCGGTTGCGTCTGATTGATGATTATATCGTGAAGCTGGCCGGGGGTGCCGGACCTGGAAATGAAAAGCTGGTATTTGCCACCGGCCGCCTGATGCAGACCAACGGTCTTTATGCACTAACCGACCTGCAACAGGAATTGTATATTACCGAACGAAGTTTTCAGCGGTTGTTTGAAAATAATATCGGAATTACTCCCAATCTTTACCGGCGTATCTGCCAGTTCCAGTTTGCCTTTCAGCAGGTAAACCGGAAAAAGATCTTACGGCTTACAGATGTGGCTTATAACAGCGGCTTTGCCGATCAGAGCCATTTTATAAAAGTGTTTAAAGAGTTCACCGGTATCACCCCAAAGGAATACCTGGAAAAAGTAGCTCCATATAATCCCGAATTCTGA
- a CDS encoding TonB-dependent receptor — MKKVFILGASLSIGVMAAAQSVTIQGAVKKQDGPVPFATLSVKGTAKTTTDQSGHYQLVLDNAGPIQLEATAAGYLPQTIKIPVLTQDTLIDFELSIGENSLEEVIISATRRPQDIRNVVASVSVINHATLQKEIALTPDPSTILANQVPGFGPTAQTGNNVGQNLRGRPMLVMIDGVSQSSPLRNAEVDLRSIDPGVLQQIEVIKGATAIYGNGAAGGLVNYTTLVPDTADRFAGKTQLNLNGSVVNLKNSAGGRISQQFYGKLNKFDYVVSGMYEQTGEYKDADGDVVGPNYSLGETDSYNAFAKLGYTPAANQRIQVTYNLYSSLQNSNFTLVNGDIANGKKATGVLGKPAGIPTGVKYNHNLHLMYTIDSLFKNTSLTADAYYEIRKDIFYVSLGRFDGGDGQSLATNDKKGARLFLHTPVVQSTAAIANLSYGFDFLNDKTAQPLVDGRTWVPTMDMNNLAPFVQADATLFRHLIAKAGFRYEKVAIHVDDYQTLRITGANGTTVTPSFAVTGGALKYDARLFNAGLKYNKWAFFSPYVSFSQGFSVMDIGLALRDAKVDNISKINTDAVLVNNYEAGFDTRIRNLQLTVSGYTSTSKLGIEVVYDPATDLFNTARSPEKIYGFEAAAQYTVSPQLQLGASYSYTEGKRDINDNGQYNDDTDMYLNGRRIAPPKITGMISYTPITDLNFTLYYTGIGSRSRFDKNDKGVYNGNEGAVKAYNLFNLLGSYAVSKNTRITLGVDNLFNEDYFPARAQWFMQPGFYSKGRGRSVNVGVTIGY; from the coding sequence ATGAAGAAGGTATTTATACTTGGTGCCAGCCTTTCCATCGGTGTTATGGCTGCTGCACAATCCGTTACGATACAAGGTGCTGTAAAAAAACAAGACGGACCCGTTCCTTTTGCCACCCTCTCGGTAAAAGGCACGGCAAAAACCACCACCGACCAGAGTGGACATTACCAGCTGGTGCTGGACAACGCCGGTCCCATACAACTGGAAGCCACTGCTGCCGGTTATCTGCCGCAAACCATCAAAATACCGGTCCTTACACAGGATACCCTGATCGACTTTGAACTCTCCATCGGGGAAAACAGTCTTGAGGAAGTGATCATTTCTGCCACACGCCGCCCGCAGGACATTCGCAATGTGGTGGCTTCCGTAAGCGTGATCAATCACGCCACCCTCCAAAAAGAGATCGCGCTTACCCCCGACCCCAGCACCATCCTGGCCAACCAGGTACCGGGCTTTGGTCCGACAGCGCAAACCGGCAATAATGTAGGACAGAACCTGCGCGGACGCCCCATGCTGGTAATGATCGACGGTGTCAGCCAATCCTCCCCCCTGCGCAATGCAGAGGTGGACCTGCGTTCGATTGACCCCGGTGTGTTGCAGCAGATAGAAGTGATCAAAGGAGCTACCGCTATTTATGGTAATGGTGCGGCAGGTGGGCTGGTGAACTACACGACCCTGGTACCTGATACCGCCGACCGCTTTGCCGGTAAAACACAGCTGAACCTCAACGGCTCTGTGGTGAACCTGAAGAACTCCGCAGGTGGCCGCATCAGCCAGCAGTTCTATGGCAAACTGAATAAATTCGATTACGTAGTAAGCGGTATGTATGAGCAAACAGGAGAATATAAAGATGCCGACGGCGATGTGGTTGGCCCTAATTACAGCCTGGGTGAAACAGACAGCTATAATGCTTTTGCCAAGCTGGGCTACACCCCCGCCGCCAACCAGCGCATACAAGTCACTTATAACTTATACAGCAGCTTACAGAACAGCAATTTCACCCTGGTGAACGGCGACATCGCCAACGGTAAGAAGGCTACCGGCGTGCTGGGCAAGCCCGCAGGCATCCCCACCGGTGTAAAATACAATCATAACCTGCATCTGATGTATACCATCGACAGCCTGTTTAAAAATACCAGTCTTACCGCAGATGCTTATTATGAAATCCGGAAGGATATCTTTTATGTATCCCTGGGCCGCTTTGATGGCGGCGACGGACAATCACTGGCAACCAACGATAAAAAAGGAGCGCGTCTGTTTTTGCACACGCCCGTGGTACAAAGTACCGCGGCTATTGCCAATCTCTCATATGGATTTGATTTTTTAAATGACAAGACAGCCCAGCCCCTGGTGGATGGCCGCACCTGGGTACCTACGATGGACATGAACAACCTGGCACCCTTTGTGCAGGCCGATGCCACCCTGTTCCGTCACCTCATTGCAAAAGCGGGCTTCCGTTATGAAAAAGTAGCCATTCATGTAGATGACTACCAGACACTGCGCATTACCGGAGCCAACGGCACTACGGTAACTCCCTCTTTTGCCGTAACCGGCGGTGCTTTAAAGTATGATGCACGTCTGTTCAATGCCGGGCTGAAGTATAATAAATGGGCTTTTTTTAGCCCGTATGTAAGTTTCTCGCAGGGCTTTTCCGTAATGGATATCGGTCTCGCACTGCGGGATGCCAAGGTAGACAATATCAGTAAGATCAATACCGATGCGGTACTGGTGAATAATTATGAAGCGGGGTTTGATACCCGCATCCGCAACCTGCAACTGACTGTATCCGGTTATACCAGCACTTCCAAACTGGGTATTGAAGTGGTGTATGATCCGGCAACGGATCTCTTTAATACGGCACGCAGCCCGGAAAAGATCTATGGTTTTGAGGCCGCTGCGCAGTATACGGTATCCCCGCAATTACAGCTGGGCGCGTCCTACAGCTATACGGAGGGCAAGCGCGATATCAACGATAATGGCCAATACAATGATGATACCGATATGTACCTTAACGGACGTCGTATTGCCCCGCCCAAGATCACCGGTATGATCAGCTACACCCCCATTACCGACCTCAACTTTACCCTCTATTACACCGGCATCGGCTCCCGTAGCCGTTTTGATAAAAATGATAAGGGCGTCTACAACGGCAACGAGGGGGCGGTGAAAGCCTATAACCTGTTCAACCTGCTGGGCAGCTACGCGGTGAGCAAAAACACCCGCATTACGCTGGGCGTGGACAACCTGTTTAATGAAGACTATTTCCCTGCCCGCGCGCAATGGTTTATGCAGCCCGGGTTTTATTCCAAGGGCCGGGGCCGCTCGGTGAATGTCGGAGTGACGATTGGTTATTAG
- a CDS encoding helix-turn-helix domain-containing protein, giving the protein MTFYQQEINRIRSTVYSNDAHLIAVIRTRRFINDNFEKELNLEQLAQAGLTSKFHLLRLFKKYYGQTPKQYLTHKRIVQSIACLKGGMTVTDTCFSVGFECPSSFSTLFKQKTGLPPAEFQKKQFSQSVLTPI; this is encoded by the coding sequence ATGACCTTTTATCAACAGGAAATAAACCGGATCCGGAGCACCGTTTATTCAAATGACGCGCACCTGATCGCTGTGATACGGACCCGGCGCTTTATCAATGATAATTTTGAAAAGGAGTTGAATTTGGAACAACTGGCGCAGGCCGGTCTCACCTCAAAGTTCCATCTGCTGCGGCTTTTTAAAAAGTATTACGGTCAAACCCCCAAACAATACCTCACGCATAAGCGCATCGTACAATCGATAGCCTGCCTTAAGGGAGGCATGACGGTGACCGATACCTGCTTTTCAGTGGGATTTGAATGTCCGAGCTCTTTCAGCACACTGTTCAAGCAGAAAACAGGATTGCCTCCGGCCGAATTTCAAAAAAAGCAATTTTCGCAAAGTGTATTAACCCCCATTTGA
- a CDS encoding VOC family protein has product MRVKVISIPVQDQQKALDFYTGKLGFIKKHDVPLSGNDRWLTVVAKEEPDGAEILLEPSPNHLEAASTYQKALFNAGIPYTQFDVDNVEEEYQRLTGLGVAFSVKPTEMGTVKIAVLDDTCGNHIQLVEML; this is encoded by the coding sequence ATGAGAGTAAAAGTTATAAGCATCCCCGTACAGGACCAGCAAAAGGCCTTGGATTTTTATACCGGCAAACTGGGTTTTATAAAAAAACATGATGTGCCACTGAGCGGAAACGACCGGTGGCTGACCGTAGTAGCCAAAGAAGAACCGGACGGAGCAGAAATATTACTGGAACCCAGTCCCAACCACCTGGAAGCAGCCAGCACCTACCAGAAAGCATTGTTTAACGCCGGTATCCCTTATACCCAGTTTGATGTGGACAACGTAGAAGAAGAATACCAGCGGCTGACCGGCCTGGGTGTTGCCTTTAGTGTAAAACCGACGGAAATGGGCACGGTTAAGATTGCGGTACTTGATGATACCTGCGGCAATCATATACAACTGGTGGAAATGTTATAA
- a CDS encoding S41 family peptidase has translation MRNLFRFGMVFLPVILLGAIIGYNISWRSQITSIPMDLFDTLENHSLTPVKSDALRMEVVNKILAQLDSSAAITEIKHSAELMIPVQVVRCNLDSVSIYLKPSAISADIYSKFAKELDAAVSPKVERVVLDLRGTAGDNYDAAIRIADEFLSGDKLIAYAKSIHTSTQEFRAQRPGLYEEGRLELLVDNLTSGASEVICAAIKSWKRGLLIGTKTAGEALRKERFVIEDKFEITIPTLRYFSPDGDRLQKNFAENTTGGISPDSVVDFKSHAL, from the coding sequence ATGCGCAATCTTTTCCGGTTCGGGATGGTTTTTCTGCCTGTAATATTATTGGGAGCGATCATCGGGTATAATATCAGTTGGCGGTCTCAAATAACTTCTATTCCGATGGATCTATTTGATACACTCGAAAACCATTCTTTAACTCCTGTAAAAAGTGATGCGCTCCGGATGGAAGTGGTGAATAAGATATTGGCGCAACTGGACAGTTCGGCAGCAATTACAGAAATAAAACATAGCGCGGAACTCATGATTCCGGTTCAGGTTGTAAGATGCAATCTGGATAGTGTATCAATATACCTAAAACCTTCAGCAATTTCTGCTGATATCTATTCGAAATTCGCAAAAGAACTGGATGCTGCAGTTTCACCGAAAGTTGAAAGGGTGGTTCTTGATCTGCGTGGAACCGCTGGTGATAACTATGATGCCGCGATCCGGATTGCCGATGAATTTTTATCAGGTGATAAACTAATAGCATATGCTAAAAGTATACATACTTCAACACAGGAATTCAGAGCGCAGCGACCCGGTCTGTATGAGGAAGGCCGGCTGGAACTCCTGGTCGATAACTTAACCTCCGGCGCGAGCGAAGTCATTTGCGCGGCTATTAAAAGCTGGAAAAGAGGTTTGCTGATCGGAACCAAAACTGCAGGGGAGGCGCTCCGGAAGGAACGGTTTGTTATAGAAGATAAATTTGAAATAACAATTCCAACACTCAGGTATTTCTCCCCTGACGGAGACCGTCTGCAAAAGAACTTTGCTGAAAATACCACAGGTGGAATATCACCGGATTCTGTTGTGGATTTTAAGTCGCACGCCCTGTGA